In Deinococcus seoulensis, the following are encoded in one genomic region:
- a CDS encoding MBL fold metallo-hydrolase: MKRLGDVIVLELPATLMGTPSVIHPVALVGPDHILTLVDTGLPGMLDAIIGELRAADFTLGQVRRVIVTHHDLDHIGSLEAVVHATGAEVWALEPEVPYVTGERRAQKLPSPEQAQAMLADPDLNPTMRAMLTREPTRVPVSRALRDGDLLPGHVRVIATPGHTPGHLSLLVPGGNILISGDALTSQDGALHGPLSRATPDLPGAHDSVRRLAQEDVQTIVTYHGGVVSDDAGGQLRALAASLT, from the coding sequence ATGAAACGACTCGGTGACGTGATCGTCCTGGAACTCCCCGCCACCCTGATGGGCACGCCCAGCGTCATCCACCCGGTCGCGCTGGTCGGCCCGGACCACATCCTGACCCTGGTGGACACCGGGCTGCCCGGCATGCTGGACGCCATCATCGGCGAACTGCGCGCCGCCGACTTCACGCTCGGGCAGGTGCGGCGCGTGATCGTCACGCACCACGACCTCGACCACATCGGCAGCCTGGAAGCCGTCGTGCACGCCACCGGCGCGGAAGTCTGGGCACTGGAACCCGAGGTGCCGTACGTCACGGGCGAACGCCGCGCCCAGAAACTCCCCAGCCCCGAACAGGCGCAGGCGATGCTGGCCGACCCGGACCTGAACCCCACCATGCGCGCCATGCTGACCCGCGAACCCACCCGCGTACCCGTCAGCCGCGCCCTGCGGGACGGCGACCTGCTGCCCGGCCACGTGCGCGTGATCGCCACGCCCGGCCACACCCCCGGCCACCTGAGCCTGCTCGTTCCCGGCGGGAACATCCTGATCAGCGGCGACGCACTGACCTCACAGGACGGCGCGCTGCACGGCCCCCTCTCCCGCGCCACGCCCGACCTGCCCGGCGCGCACGACTCCGTCCGCCGACTCGCGCAGGAAGACGTGCAGACCATCGTCACGTACCACGGCGGCGTGGTCAGCGACGACGCCGGAGGGCAACTGCGCGCCCTGGCCGCCAGCCTGACATGA
- a CDS encoding MaoC family dehydratase: MNEDLNRPQGRYLEELTPGTLIRHRVTRTVTEADNVFFTTMTMNPQPLHLDHEHAAGTEFGRPLVNSLLTLSLLVGLSVHELTLGTLVANLGLTDVTFPKPVFHGDTIHAESEVLEVRESRSRPDAGIVTVEHRAINQRGEIVARCKRTALMQRRPAGTG; the protein is encoded by the coding sequence ATGAACGAAGACCTGAACCGCCCGCAGGGGCGTTACCTGGAGGAACTGACGCCCGGCACCCTCATCCGGCACCGCGTGACACGCACCGTGACGGAGGCCGACAACGTGTTCTTCACGACCATGACCATGAACCCGCAGCCGCTGCACCTGGATCACGAGCACGCCGCCGGAACCGAGTTCGGGCGGCCACTCGTGAACAGCCTGCTCACCCTGAGTCTGCTGGTGGGCCTCAGCGTGCACGAGCTGACGCTGGGCACGCTGGTGGCGAACCTGGGCCTGACGGACGTGACGTTCCCGAAACCCGTGTTCCACGGCGACACCATCCACGCCGAATCCGAGGTGCTGGAGGTCCGTGAGAGCCGCAGCCGCCCGGACGCGGGCATCGTGACCGTGGAGCACCGCGCGATCAACCAGCGGGGCGAGATCGTGGCGAGGTGCAAACGCACGGCGCTGATGCAGCGGCGGCCCGCCGGGACGGGGTAA
- a CDS encoding aldo/keto reductase produces the protein MTTHSTGLHQRPLGRSDLSVSEIGYGAWGIGADMWKGAQDDESLTALRRYVALGGNFIDTAMGYGDGHSERLVGQVAREHPGTLVATKISPLNGQWPAAPATTADQAYPGEYVIRMTEDSLARLGLDTIDVQQLHVWNDSWLGQGDWQDAVAQLKRDGKVRAFGISVNDHQPHNAVAAVEAGAVDSVQVIYNVFDQSPQDRLLDACHAHGVGVIVRVALDEGSLTGTLTADTTFPEGDWRNGYFGGNRLTELQPRLRAIEQDLGIRTDGLAETSLRFVLSHPAVSTVIVGMRSVRNVERNAALADGQGLPAEQVRKLHAHRWDRNWYRPAE, from the coding sequence ATGACCACCCATTCAACCGGACTGCACCAGCGTCCCCTGGGCCGCAGCGACCTGAGCGTCAGCGAGATCGGCTACGGCGCCTGGGGCATCGGCGCCGACATGTGGAAGGGCGCGCAGGACGACGAGAGCCTCACCGCCCTGCGCCGCTACGTCGCCCTTGGCGGCAACTTCATAGATACGGCCATGGGTTACGGTGACGGCCACAGCGAACGCCTCGTCGGACAGGTCGCCCGCGAACACCCGGGCACCCTCGTCGCCACCAAGATCAGCCCCCTGAACGGCCAGTGGCCCGCCGCGCCCGCCACCACCGCCGACCAGGCCTACCCCGGCGAGTACGTGATCCGCATGACCGAGGACAGCCTCGCCCGCCTGGGCCTGGACACCATCGACGTGCAGCAACTCCACGTCTGGAACGACTCCTGGCTGGGCCAGGGCGACTGGCAGGACGCCGTGGCGCAACTGAAACGTGACGGGAAGGTCCGCGCCTTCGGCATCAGCGTCAACGACCACCAGCCGCACAACGCCGTGGCCGCCGTCGAGGCCGGAGCGGTGGACAGCGTGCAGGTCATCTACAACGTGTTCGACCAGTCCCCCCAGGACCGCCTGCTCGACGCCTGCCACGCCCACGGCGTCGGCGTGATCGTCCGCGTCGCACTCGACGAGGGCAGCCTGACAGGCACCCTCACCGCAGACACCACCTTCCCCGAAGGCGACTGGCGCAACGGGTACTTCGGCGGGAACCGCCTGACCGAACTGCAACCCCGCCTGCGCGCCATCGAACAGGACCTCGGCATCCGCACCGACGGGCTGGCCGAGACCAGCCTGCGCTTCGTCCTGAGCCACCCCGCCGTCTCTACCGTGATCGTCGGGATGCGCTCGGTGCGCAACGTGGAACGCAACGCCGCCCTCGCGGATGGTCAGGGCCTCCCGGCCGAACAGGTACGCAAACTTCACGCGCACCGCTGGGACCGCAACTGGTACCGACCCGCCGAGTAA